The genomic region ACTTCCTGCACTTATCGGCTTACAGGAATCAATTTTAAATAATTCCAAAGAGTTTCTTTCTCCCCAAAAGAAGGAAGAAGTCCAATGGAGATTTTTAAAAGATCATGTGAATGTTTTGAAAAAAATAGACGAAGAACTCATTCGTTCCAAAATCGGAACTAGTCGATGGCAAAACCCATTCTTTCAACTGTATTGGTCGGGACAAAATAAAAAATTAGGAATTCCGTTCCGCTAACAAAAGAATCAATATGTCATTGACATTTGTTCCGGTAGCACCTGTAAAAAGTAATGCCCCCACATCTTTCAATATGGGATAGGAGTTGGAATTTAATAATTCTTTTTTTGGATCCCAACCTTTTTCCTTCATCTTTTGGGCAAATCCTGGCCCAACGATTCCACCAGCCGCATCCGTTGGACCATCCGTTCCATCTGTGCCACAAGAAAGAAATAACCAATCCCGATCCAGATGAGCGATTTCGGTTAGGATGGCCACACGCAGTGCCGTTTCTTGGTTACGACCTCCCAATCCCGTTCCATAAACCGGACATACAAGTTCCCCTCCGATTAGAATGGCTTGTTTTTTACCATTTGCTCCAACACCGAATAACTCACTTACGATTATTTTTGCAGTTGATTCACTTGAATAATCCCATGAATCGGAAATAGTTTTGACTTCATAACCAATACTATTAGCTTTTTTTTCAATGGCCTTTAGGGAAGAAGTTAAATTCCCCATCACATAATATTCACTTCCTGGATAACTTGGTGCAGAAGCAATTACATTGGGATCATCACCTAACACATCAGAAATTGCAAAAGTATATACTTTTAACTTTGAATTGAGTTTTTTTAAGAGTTTACCTGCTTTCACAGCAGAATATTTTTTTCTTTCCGCATTGATTTCTTGAATTGTTAGCCCTCTCTTCAATAAATTTTCATTTATTTCAACTAAATCTTTCAGCTGATATCCATTTTCTGGTATTTCAAAAAGACTAGACCCTCCACCAGATAATAAAACAATTAACTGATAATCTTCACCTAATAGTAAAAGTTCATCCAATACTTCTCGTGAATATAATTCGGAATTTGTATCCGGTATTGGATGCGCTGCCACTCTACACTTCCATTCCCCCATACTTCCACTTTTTTGGATTTCTTTTGGAAGATGGTTATACTTAGTAAGGATAAAACCAGCCTCAACAGGAAAAAACTTTTGAAAAGACAATGCCATCGAGTAAGCTGCTTTTCCTAGAGCAAATACATAGTTTTTCTTCAGTGGGCTCGTAAATATCTTACAAAGATCAGAATGTTGGTTCCAAAAATCTGAAGAAAGATATTCGGGAGTTGCACTTCTCACACCTTCCCAAAATAGTTCTTCAATATCTTTTCTTAAAGCGTTCAGTTGTTTATTTCCTTGTTTTTGCTTTAAGGGAATCATACTGAATCCCAGAAGGAGTCAAACGTCCAAAATCTAAAACATCCGTTGGACAAAGAGATACACAAGCAGAACATCGCACACATTGCACGCTATCCATAGGTATCCCCCTACTTGCATAACCCATCACATCAATACCTTGATGGCAATTTTTCGTACAAATGTTACAAGAGATACATTTCTTTTTATCAGAAAAAATTCGAAAACTACTAAAACGAGTATAGATATGCATCAAAGAAGCAAGCGGACAAAACATACGACACCAAATCCTTCCAGAAAAAAGGAAGTAAAAACCGACTCCGACAACACCAGCAAGCCCAATGTCAACGATGAGATCATAAAGCCATTTTATTGAATCCGCAATAACTTCAGAAATTTCTAAACCTGGATTTATATTTTTTCCGTAAACTCCAATTAATTTTAATGCTGTTAACAAAAATGCCAAAGCCAAAATGTATTGCCCTGAATGTTCCAATCTATAGGCCCATTTTCCATGAGGCATTTTCTGCCTATGTTCATCTCCTAAAGTTTCAGCAAGTCCACCACAAGAACAAATCCATCCGCAATAAGCACCTTTACCATATCGATAAACAAGGAAAGGAATAAACCCAAAACTAAATAGAAGACCGTAACCTAACCAAAAATTAGTGATCTCTCCATCATACAATACTCCCATACTGAGTGGCCATGCCAAAATAAACCCATAAGCCTTCCAATAGGCATCGTTCGGAAATATTTCTGTTCGAATGTATCCATTCGATGCTCCTAAATAACCAAAATCACCAAGTGTTGGTAAAATTAATTCAGGCAACAAAAACAAAAAGAAAACCTGGACAAAAATTAAGCTTATCGTTTGGTAAAAGATATATTCAGTTTTTCTAACCAATATCCTTCTAATGCCAAAAAATACAATAGTTAGCGAGTATAACATTGTATAGTGGAAAGATGGATATTTGCCAAAAAGAGTATAACCAAAATAAGTGGCAGACAGGTATACGTAGAGAAAGTAAAAAAATACAAATAGTAGATAACTGTTTCTTAACAAAACCCAAGAAGAAATTTTCAGGTGATTCAGATTCCATTTTAAGTATACAAAAAAGGACAAAGACAAAAACGAAATGGTAGCAAAGGCAGTTGCTAAAGGCGAAAACCATCCAGGCCCATAAAAAGAAGCCTTCCCAAAATAAGCAGCACTTGCAAATGAAAAAAGAGAACTAAATCCAACCCAATCAGAAAGTGATTTTTCATTTTGAATTTTAATACCTAATTTTTTTAAAAAATGGGTAGGTGCCGTACTCCCAATCAAAATATAAACCAGGTCAAATTTGATTTTGGCCGAACCTACAGACGTTTTCACAAATAAGTTCTGATCATATATTTCAGTGACTTCTGATTCAAGTTGGAGATTGATTTTTCCATCTCGAACCAACTTTTCCAATGCTTCTTTATTTTGTTGTTTCGGTCGTGTCAGCTCTTTCCCTCTGTATACCAAGTTTACCAACTTCGCATAACGTGAGCAGGCAATCGCTGCTTCGACCGCACTATCGCCGCCACCAACAATCACAACAGATTTTTCATTCGAATCATAAGGATCAAAAAAACGATAAAAAACAGATGGATTCGATTCCCCCTTCACACCCAATCTCTTTGGATCACCCGATTTTCCAATTGCGATGACAACGGAATGAGTGAGAAACGATTCACCTGTTTCCGTTTGCACCATATACAAATTGCCCTCTGGCTGGATGGAAACAACACGTTTCCCGGTTTGTACTGTGATTGTATCTTCTTTGATTAGAGAATTCAAATATTCTAATAAATCTTCTTTTGTCGAATCTGAAATTTTAATCCTAGATTTAGAATCTAATCCTTCCGGTTCTGCGAAAATAGGTTTTTGTTTTGGATAACTTTGAATGGTTTGGAATGGAGTATTTGCTTCTAGAAGAATAAACTTTTTTCCTAATCGTTTGCCTTCATAAGCACACGATAAGCCGGCAGGTCCTGATCCAATGATCACAACATCCAAACAATCTTCTTTTTTTTCACGAATGTGTTTCCAAACATTCACCCCACTTTCAGCAGCAAGTTTTAGTAGTGGAACACCAGTTAAATCACCGATGATAAAAATGTTAGGTAGATTCGTTTCATACGAATCGGATAATTCTGGGTAAATTTCAACAGGGCCCATCGGGGCAGATTTGGTTAACCAACGAAAATAGGATGACGGCCACATACTTACTGATTGGACTAAATGTTTAAAAAAAAGATATGAATTTAATCTGCGAGTGGAAGTTGGATGATAATTTTTGTTCCCTCCGTGAGCATACTCGTGACCTGAAGACTTCCACCTTGTTCCGTAAGTAACTCTTTACAAACAAGTAAGCCGAGGCCAGTTCCTTTTTCCCCAGCAGTTCCAAATCCTGAATCAAATCGTTTTCCTTCGATTATTTTGGCAAGTAAATCAGGACTGATACCCACACCGTAGTCTTGAAATCGTATTTCCATATAATTGGCGTTTTTTTCAGTTTCAATTGAAACCTTATGATTCGGGTGAGAATATTTTATCGCATTGGACAATATATTACGTAAGACTGTTGCAGTCATCCGTTCATCGCAATATACGAAATGATCTTCTGAAACCTTTGTTTCCCATAAAATCCCTTTGTCTTTTGCCTGAATGCTGAGTAAGTCTAAAGCATTTTTTAAAATCGAAGAGACATTTAGATTTTTGGGATTACATTGAGTTTTTTGCGTTTCATTTCGAACCCAATCCAATAAGTTCTCCAAAACCAGATAAGTTTGGTTTGTACTTTTTTTCAGTTCCGTTAAACCAAAAAGAAGTTCTTCTCTTTCTGGCAAAGAATTTGTTATATAACCCAAATACGTACTGATTGTGCCAATTGGGCCTTTCAAATCATGAGCTAGGATAGAAAAAATGCGATCTTTATGATCATTGATCCTGGCCATTTCCTTTTGGATTCGATTGATATTTCTTAAGAAATAAAACATAAACAAAGCAACAAAGGATAAACACGATATAACGGAATTGATACGAAACAAATCCTGTACTTCTTTATAATATAATAACGTTCCTTTTTCAAATACACCTGGACTTCCAAAAAACTCAAACCAGATATAAAAGCTCGTATTCATTAGGAATACAAAAAAAATCCAACCCTTTTCATCATATGAAAAAATCACAAACGGCACAATGGCAAACACTAAGAAATAATAGTAAAACCCACCAGATGTTCCAAAACTGATTGTTGAAACACAAAACAAAGGAACTGAGATTGTAAACACCAAGAGAATTCGAGAGACAAAATACCTCCCCCTCGTATTTAGATAAAAAACTAAAATTAAAGAACAGATTACTAGAACATGAATGAAATTCATGATTAGATAATGAGGAGCACCTGCAATTACAAAGAAAATGGAATATTCGATATTTGAAAAAATTCCTAAAATGGCAACCAAGTTGGAAAGTTGAATACGAACGGAGGTTTCTAAATCCAAATATTCGACTACCCCTAAATTGAGTAATCGAAATACTCCTAATCGATTTAACAAAGTTTTCATCTAATATCGATCGTAAAGTATGTTACGTCATCTGACAAACGAAATGCAAAATTTCGAATATCCTTCTTAATTTTTTCGTTTAATTCAGACAGAGATAGACTAAATCCACTTGCTAATTGTTCCCTTAGCCTCAATTCTCCGTATAATTCCCTATTTTTATTTTGACTTTCCGTTATCCCATCAGTATAAAAAAAGAAACGATCCCCCGGTGAAAGTTGGTGAAAAAATGTTTCCAAGAAGATATCTTTTTTCCAACCCATAATCGGCCCTCTCCCTCCAAGCGGCGCTAAGGTATTAGAAACAACATTCATTGAATAAGGACTAGGATGTCCCATCACTGAATACTGTAAAATCGACTGTTGTAAATCAAAATGACTAACAACGGCAGTGATATAATTTTTTTCAACTACAGGTAACATTTTCAAATTCATCTCTAACAAAAAGTTAGCGGGATCTTTTACTTTAGGAGCAATCTCTAAAAAATTGACCTTTAACATACTGGCAATCAAGGCGGCAGCAATCCCATGTCCAAGAACATCACATAACAAAAATGTTACGGAACCGTCTTTATGAATATAATAATCAAAATAATCGCCACCTATTTTTTCCATTGGCATAAATACGGAAGCGACACTGAGTGTTTGATGTTTGAATTCCATAGGTGGGATCAACTTGGATTGTAATCCTGCTGCCATCACCAAATCATCATGCAGCAACTTATATTGTTTGTGTAGTTCTTGTGTACGCAAGGTGATAAGCATTTCTAGAGATTCATTCAGATTTCTGAGTTCCTTTCTGGTCCGAGCACTTTGTAAGGCAATCGCAAGTACTCCGGCAAATAGGAATGTTAAAATTCCGTATTGAGTTAAATAAGCATTTTTTCCGGTTATCAAATCGGTAAGGACATCTGCAATGCCGAAAAATGTTGCTACCAGTGCGCCTAAAGATACAACAATAGCTTCCGACGTTTTTTTATAATTTCTGACTAGTAGCTGAATTAGGATCGGAACCTTAACAGCAAGTAAAATATACCAAATGTAAACTAAATAAAATCGATGATCAGGCGCCATCGAAAACAGTTGCGTGAAAGCGAGAACAGTATCAAAAAAAAATGTAATGATTGCAAGTTTAGTAATCCTTCGATCAAAAAGGGTGTGCACAAATAACATAATAAAGACGGGAAAAATGAATTGGCAAAAAAATAAAAGTCTTACAAGAATTTCGGGGTTAATCATTAAAAAATGAATCTTATTGATCGAAGGCAATCTCCAACCTACAAAGAAAATGGCAGTACCAGCTAAATACAATCCAGATTTGGAAGATCGATTCAGTGCATAACCAATTGCTTGTTGTAAAAAAATTCCAAAAAATAATGCGCCGATGAGGATTTGATTCACGTCCTCAAAAATCATCTTATCCTTAATTTCGTCTTGTGTCCCAAAGAAGGGAATTGAGCGAAAGATGCCACACCTAAACTGTGTTTCACGACACTCAATATCAACAACCAACTCATTTTCTCCTTGTTTTAAAAGAGAATTTGGGATCTCATAATAACGTACTTTATGCCAATAAGGGTAATAGTCTGGAGAAAAACTTCCGGTTGTGCCAACTGGAACACCATTCCAAAAAGTTTGATCAGCGGAATGTACCCGGTCCATATAAATTGCCTGAGAAGATTCAGGAAAAGTTGGAATCAAAATTTTTAGTCGATATTTTCCCCGCAAAGGAACCGCATATCCTTGTTTGACTAAAGGAACACCAACTAACACTGGATTCATTTCCTTTCTGCCTTCTTCTTGAAAGGTCCAACCGGATTCCAAGGAAATTACCTCTGCTCCAAGGGGAAACGCAAAGGAAAAAAGAAGTAGAAACAAATACTTCATTGGATGGTAATTCCGATGTTTTTTAGAATCACGGGAGAGCACCGAAAGGATTGAATCCGAACCTTTTCGAAGTGCAAGAATTTTTTTTGGCTTTACATGCGTCCTTTTTCTAACCTAGAAATGACCACATGTGTTTGTTAGGTGCCAAAGCAAAAAAGAGACCACTTGGTCAATTGAGGGAGGAAGAAATCGGATGGGTGACGGATTTTCTTTGGAGAGGAGATGGATCTTTTCCCTCAATAAAAAAAGTAAGTGAGTTTCCTTTTGCCGCTAGTCACAAAAGATAGGTTCTCACCAAAAGACCGCACAGAAGAAAAAAACCGCCTAAGTCCTTGAAACCAACCCATGGGCGAATGATATGAAAATGGGCTTTGCGGTCGGTCGCCGCATCTTCACATCTCTCTTAGCTAAGTTCTTCAATTCGCATGCGAAATTGCCAGACTTTCCATAAACACTGACTTACCGTAGAAAAGTTTTTAGTTAGATTTGATCTAAAATAATACTGATTCCTAGTAAATGATTTTTTAGACTTAGTCTAATTATTGACAAAAAAAAGCATCCAGAGAAGGTGAAACTGAAATGGATTTAAGTTACCAAAAAACCAAGGAACTCCTCGAATCGCACGGGATTCGCCCCACTTCGCAGAGATTGGAAATGGCACATTTGCTCCTAGAGCGACACCAACATCTTTTTGCAGAAGAAGTATTCCATTTGGTGAATTCCCACTTTCCACATGCATCGCGCGCAACTATTTTCAACAACCTCAAACTCTTTGCGGAAAAAGGAATGTTAGGAACTTTGGAGTTAAAAAGTGGTGTTACACATTTTGATTCCAACGTTGGTCCTCACCACCATGCTCTCAATGAAGAAACGGGAGAGATTACGGACGTAGAGATGGACGGAGTATTAGAGTGCAAAGTTTTGGATGAATTGAAGGAAAGTTATTTTAGAAAGACAGGTAAAAAATTAGAGAACGTAAAACTTGTCATTACACTCAGAGGGAAATAACTTTCCCTATTTATATTTAACCAAAGTTAAATGAAAGAGAAATATCCTTCCATAGCCTTTAGTGGGATTGGTTCCGTTACTGCGACTATCATCCACGCTCTCTTTCAAAATTCAATTCCATTTAAAATCCTTTGTCGTAACGAAAACAGATTTCAATTTTTAAGTGAAAATCCGATTAGATTCCAAGGACCCAGGGGTCAGGTTGTTTCAATTGATTTAAATGGGCATCTAACAAACATAAACCATTGCAAGGAATCCTTTGATTACATTTTTATAGGATGCAAAAATCAAAATCTTCCTGAATATTTAGAAGAAACCAAAACATTTTTGAAGCCAGAAGGGAAATGGATTCTGATTCAAAATGGGATTCCAGAAGTTCATTTTGAAACATATCAAAACAAAATACTTGGTGGCGTAGTTGGTTGGAATACACAAACCTTAGCCGATGGAACTTATTATCAATCAAATGTAGGAAGTCTTATCATCGGCGGAGTTTCAAAACCAGAACCAATCTGGAACCAACTACTTCCTCCATATATCCCTGTGATACGAACGGACAAAATTATAGGTTATCGTTGGCATAAACTTGCAATCAATTCCATCATCAACGGACTTGCTGCCTCCAAACAATTGAGTTTAGGCCAATTGTTTCTAAGTAAAAACTCAAGAAAAGATGCATTAGAAACTGTAACAGAAATTAAATCACTAATGAATCACCTAAAGATTGAAGAACAAGTAGTTCCCGGCTCTTTCCCAATTCAAAAACTCGGTGACGGAAAAGGTGCTCTGCCTACATGGATAAGGCATCTAATACTGATTCTACTTGGCCTAAAGTATTATAAAATCCACACTTCTATGGTCCAAGATTTAGATTATGGACGGAAAACAGAAATTGATTATATTAA from Leptospira meyeri harbors:
- a CDS encoding DUF4147 domain-containing protein, which translates into the protein MIPLKQKQGNKQLNALRKDIEELFWEGVRSATPEYLSSDFWNQHSDLCKIFTSPLKKNYVFALGKAAYSMALSFQKFFPVEAGFILTKYNHLPKEIQKSGSMGEWKCRVAAHPIPDTNSELYSREVLDELLLLGEDYQLIVLLSGGGSSLFEIPENGYQLKDLVEINENLLKRGLTIQEINAERKKYSAVKAGKLLKKLNSKLKVYTFAISDVLGDDPNVIASAPSYPGSEYYVMGNLTSSLKAIEKKANSIGYEVKTISDSWDYSSESTAKIIVSELFGVGANGKKQAILIGGELVCPVYGTGLGGRNQETALRVAILTEIAHLDRDWLFLSCGTDGTDGPTDAAGGIVGPGFAQKMKEKGWDPKKELLNSNSYPILKDVGALLFTGATGTNVNDILILLLAERNS
- a CDS encoding NAD(P)-binding domain-containing protein, coding for MWPSSYFRWLTKSAPMGPVEIYPELSDSYETNLPNIFIIGDLTGVPLLKLAAESGVNVWKHIREKKEDCLDVVIIGSGPAGLSCAYEGKRLGKKFILLEANTPFQTIQSYPKQKPIFAEPEGLDSKSRIKISDSTKEDLLEYLNSLIKEDTITVQTGKRVVSIQPEGNLYMVQTETGESFLTHSVVIAIGKSGDPKRLGVKGESNPSVFYRFFDPYDSNEKSVVIVGGGDSAVEAAIACSRYAKLVNLVYRGKELTRPKQQNKEALEKLVRDGKINLQLESEVTEIYDQNLFVKTSVGSAKIKFDLVYILIGSTAPTHFLKKLGIKIQNEKSLSDWVGFSSLFSFASAAYFGKASFYGPGWFSPLATAFATISFLSLSFFVYLKWNLNHLKISSWVLLRNSYLLFVFFYFLYVYLSATYFGYTLFGKYPSFHYTMLYSLTIVFFGIRRILVRKTEYIFYQTISLIFVQVFFLFLLPELILPTLGDFGYLGASNGYIRTEIFPNDAYWKAYGFILAWPLSMGVLYDGEITNFWLGYGLLFSFGFIPFLVYRYGKGAYCGWICSCGGLAETLGDEHRQKMPHGKWAYRLEHSGQYILALAFLLTALKLIGVYGKNINPGLEISEVIADSIKWLYDLIVDIGLAGVVGVGFYFLFSGRIWCRMFCPLASLMHIYTRFSSFRIFSDKKKCISCNICTKNCHQGIDVMGYASRGIPMDSVQCVRCSACVSLCPTDVLDFGRLTPSGIQYDSLKAKTRK
- a CDS encoding sensor histidine kinase; the protein is MKTLLNRLGVFRLLNLGVVEYLDLETSVRIQLSNLVAILGIFSNIEYSIFFVIAGAPHYLIMNFIHVLVICSLILVFYLNTRGRYFVSRILLVFTISVPLFCVSTISFGTSGGFYYYFLVFAIVPFVIFSYDEKGWIFFVFLMNTSFYIWFEFFGSPGVFEKGTLLYYKEVQDLFRINSVISCLSFVALFMFYFLRNINRIQKEMARINDHKDRIFSILAHDLKGPIGTISTYLGYITNSLPEREELLFGLTELKKSTNQTYLVLENLLDWVRNETQKTQCNPKNLNVSSILKNALDLLSIQAKDKGILWETKVSEDHFVYCDERMTATVLRNILSNAIKYSHPNHKVSIETEKNANYMEIRFQDYGVGISPDLLAKIIEGKRFDSGFGTAGEKGTGLGLLVCKELLTEQGGSLQVTSMLTEGTKIIIQLPLAD
- a CDS encoding PP2C family protein-serine/threonine phosphatase, whose protein sequence is MKYLFLLLFSFAFPLGAEVISLESGWTFQEEGRKEMNPVLVGVPLVKQGYAVPLRGKYRLKILIPTFPESSQAIYMDRVHSADQTFWNGVPVGTTGSFSPDYYPYWHKVRYYEIPNSLLKQGENELVVDIECRETQFRCGIFRSIPFFGTQDEIKDKMIFEDVNQILIGALFFGIFLQQAIGYALNRSSKSGLYLAGTAIFFVGWRLPSINKIHFLMINPEILVRLLFFCQFIFPVFIMLFVHTLFDRRITKLAIITFFFDTVLAFTQLFSMAPDHRFYLVYIWYILLAVKVPILIQLLVRNYKKTSEAIVVSLGALVATFFGIADVLTDLITGKNAYLTQYGILTFLFAGVLAIALQSARTRKELRNLNESLEMLITLRTQELHKQYKLLHDDLVMAAGLQSKLIPPMEFKHQTLSVASVFMPMEKIGGDYFDYYIHKDGSVTFLLCDVLGHGIAAALIASMLKVNFLEIAPKVKDPANFLLEMNLKMLPVVEKNYITAVVSHFDLQQSILQYSVMGHPSPYSMNVVSNTLAPLGGRGPIMGWKKDIFLETFFHQLSPGDRFFFYTDGITESQNKNRELYGELRLREQLASGFSLSLSELNEKIKKDIRNFAFRLSDDVTYFTIDIR
- the perRA gene encoding peroxide-responsive transcriptional repressor PerRA; translated protein: MDLSYQKTKELLESHGIRPTSQRLEMAHLLLERHQHLFAEEVFHLVNSHFPHASRATIFNNLKLFAEKGMLGTLELKSGVTHFDSNVGPHHHALNEETGEITDVEMDGVLECKVLDELKESYFRKTGKKLENVKLVITLRGK
- a CDS encoding ketopantoate reductase family protein, with amino-acid sequence MKEKYPSIAFSGIGSVTATIIHALFQNSIPFKILCRNENRFQFLSENPIRFQGPRGQVVSIDLNGHLTNINHCKESFDYIFIGCKNQNLPEYLEETKTFLKPEGKWILIQNGIPEVHFETYQNKILGGVVGWNTQTLADGTYYQSNVGSLIIGGVSKPEPIWNQLLPPYIPVIRTDKIIGYRWHKLAINSIINGLAASKQLSLGQLFLSKNSRKDALETVTEIKSLMNHLKIEEQVVPGSFPIQKLGDGKGALPTWIRHLILILLGLKYYKIHTSMVQDLDYGRKTEIDYINGEVVKIANTEGIQVPKNEWIVLKVKELEKSK